The Sebastes umbrosus isolate fSebUmb1 chromosome 19, fSebUmb1.pri, whole genome shotgun sequence genome has a segment encoding these proteins:
- the spag8 gene encoding sperm associated antigen 8: MTQKTKCLLDCWTFTEERAVVALDTQETRKPIQKRGHRELLTMDPECKMETVTTLMADYAPPKGPGVRLRGIRGELWEKDIAQMISEKVHAEMNPPIPKPDYRSTTHKDFCVEGFVPLTPETTQVHDYRADQAVTFWSENRQRIQGATAVETLRAPFRKSALFSTPISERLEEIELPLDN, encoded by the exons ATGACCCAAAAGACGAAATGTCTGTTGGACTGCTGGACATTCACAGAAGAG AGGGCAGTTGTTGCTCTTGACACTCAGGAGACGAGGAAACCAATCCAGAAACGTGGACACAGAGAGCTTCTCACCATGGACCCGGAGTGTAAAATGGAGACTGTCACTACGCTGATGGCAGATTACGCCCCTCCGAAAGGTCCGGGAGTGAGGCTGCGGG GCATCAGAGGCGAGCTTTGGGAAAAAGATATCGCCCAGATGATAAG TGAGAAGGTCCACGCTGAAATGAACCCACCAATTCCCAAACCTGACTACCGCTCCACAACCCACAAGGATTTCTGTGTCGAGGGATTTGTACCTCTAACCCCTGAAACAACACAA gttcatgaTTATAGAGCTGACCAGGCCGTCACATTTTGGAGTGAAAATCGCCAGCGGATACAG GGTGCGACCGCCGTGGAGACTCTGAGAGCACCGTTCAGGAAGTCGGCCCTGTTCAGCACACCCATCAGTGAGCGGCTGGAGGAAATCGAGCTCCCACTTGACAACTGA